A segment of the Lolium perenne isolate Kyuss_39 chromosome 3, Kyuss_2.0, whole genome shotgun sequence genome:
GTAGGTATCTTATCATGCAATGATGTATGTTATCACACAAGAAAACATTATGACACACCATGGTACACGATGCTACTCTTTTATGCATGCAAAATAATAAATGTGACCACAAAACATAACAAGCTTTCATACGTACAGTATCATCAAGTGTCATATTTTAAATTTAATATTTGTCAAAAGATGTGCCACAAAGGATCCGTTCCGTGaaagttgtttaagatttgtcaAAAATTAAATATCTAGATGTTACTTGgtatctagatacattcaaattttaacAAATCTTAGGCGATATTCGTGAGATTGAGGGTGTATTGATTAAAAGTTTACGAATGTTTCAAGTTAACGAAACAGATATGGAGAGATGAATTGTTGACGACCTACCTATGCTCCACTCTTGGGCTGGCCAATGTGCTGCaactcttgggcctggcccggcaGAAGACACACTCACCTACTACATATACGAAGGGAGTCGGACCGAATCAAGGTGGCTTGGAACTCAATGGTTGGCCTCGGCCTGGAAGGCGAGGACTGGCGTGAGTGCTTGGTTCCTgtgttcatcttcttcctctagaTTCCCCAAATTCCCTTGAATTCTTCATGTGATTCATCTGTAATCTGAATCGGTGGGAATATCATAGTGCAAATCTGACAAAAGAGTAAGGAGGGAAAAGGTGCGCGGGATCACTCTGCCTTCATCTTGCTCAAGATTGAAAATTAGAAATAGCAAATCTACATAGATGCCACTAACTTTGAAAAGTCCAGAAATAAACATAGTCCGGATCTATAACATCGATCGAAAGTGTGTAGCGCTCCATAAATCCGAGGTACGAGGTTAGAGCCTCACATCAGTCCTGCTGCAGGGTTGTTGCAGTATCCAGATGCTGGATGAATTGAACAAACGCCAGGTGAGACGAGCCCCCTTCTTTGAGCGCCTCGGCTGCTCCATccttggccgccgccgcccgcgccctGAGCGCCTTGCCGCCCTCGGACGCCATGACCCACCTgactttctcctccacctcctggGCCTTAACCACCTCCTGGTTGTAGCCTCTCATCTCCACCCCGAGCTTCATCTCCTCCACTATCTGCACCTTGTTGACCCTCTGCTCCGCGTAGAGCGGCCAGCAGAGCAGCGGAAGCCCTGCGGTGATGCCCTCGAGCGTCGAGTTCCAGCCGCAGTGCGTGACGAACGCCCCGGTGGCCCTGTGGCGGAGCACCTCCACCTGCGGCGCCCAGGACTTGACGACGAACCCTCTGTCCTTGGTCCTCTCCAAGAAGCCTTCCGGCAGGAGCGCGTCGAGGTCGGGCTCCGGCAGCGGATCGCCGTACTTGAAGTCTGGGCTGCGCGGGCTCCGGACAACCCACAGAAACCTCTCCCCTGATTTCTCGAGCCCGACCGCGATCTCGAGAAGCTGCTTGGCGGAGAAGTTGCCCAGGCTGCCGAAGGAGAGAAACACTACGCTCTTGTCTGGCTGCGCGTCCAGCCACGTGGTGCACTCGTGCTCCACGCCTCCACCTCCGGCCGAGACCAAAGGCCCAATGCAGTAGACCGGCGGCGTGGCATGATCAGGGACGCAGAGTCCGTCCCTCAGAGCGCGCACCGCGCGCGGCTCCAGCGAGTCGAACGAATTGATGAGAATCCCGTCGGCACGAGACATTCTGTCGAACATGCCTACGATGATCGGTagtgccccgccgccgccggtaagTTCGTTCGGTAAGTCCGAAGCCTTGAACGGAGGAACGCCCGGGAGGGTGATCACGGAGTCGCCGAGCTCATTCATCTTCGCAGTGCTGCCGGCGACCATGCTCGGCAGGTTGAGGAAgatggcgagggcggcggcgccTGACGCGTAGAAGTAGTAGACCGGCAGCTTGAGCTCGGCCGCGACGTCCTGGG
Coding sequences within it:
- the LOC127343745 gene encoding anthocyanidin 5,3-O-glucosyltransferase, producing MKKTVVLYPGVGVGHLVPMVELAKVFLKHGAAVVVALVDPETKSTDFSDAVARAKTSNPSVDFHVLPPPPPAPVDSSNSQVASTKHHLTKISQFLTAMNAPLRDFLRSLPSVDALILDMFCVDAQDVAAELKLPVYYFYASGAAALAIFLNLPSMVAGSTAKMNELGDSVITLPGVPPFKASDLPNELTGGGGALPIIVGMFDRMSRADGILINSFDSLEPRAVRALRDGLCVPDHATPPVYCIGPLVSAGGGGVEHECTTWLDAQPDKSVVFLSFGSLGNFSAKQLLEIAVGLEKSGERFLWVVRSPRSPDFKYGDPLPEPDLDALLPEGFLERTKDRGFVVKSWAPQVEVLRHRATGAFVTHCGWNSTLEGITAGLPLLCWPLYAEQRVNKVQIVEEMKLGVEMRGYNQEVVKAQEVEEKVRWVMASEGGKALRARAAAAKDGAAEALKEGGSSHLAFVQFIQHLDTATTLQQD